The DNA sequence ATGGGGGCACGCAACCTCGAGCTCGCGGCAGGGGCAGGTTGCCCGCACATATGCAACCCCGTGATTCGCATCGATCGTCGTGAACGGATAGTTGGCAATCTCTACATGTGCCAGTGTCGCTGCCTTGAAAAAGGTCGATTTTCCGCAGTTCGGTTTTCCCGCAATCGCCAGTGTGATCATCATTAGGCTCCCCGCGGCCGCACCTGCAGGCGAGAACGGTAGAATGTTCATCCCGCAGTGCCGCGTATCGTATATACTGTTTGGCGATACCCCATTTATTTTGCGAGGGTGTCCAGAGCAGTTCACCTCCGTCTTATACCATGCTTCCCGGTGTCGGTATGACTCATGCGAAAGGGGAACGGTGAAGAGAAGATTCCGAATCAAAACCGGCGGGGCACGCTCGCTCCGGGCCTCCGGAGCAGTGGAACTAAAACCACCGGGCGGCCTGGCGTTCATGAAAAGAGGGAGATTCTAGTAGTAGTGCGGACAAATCTGATACCATGGGCTTTACAACGAAAAATATCCATTATTTCGATAGCCCGGGCGAGCAGAACACTGAAGATGCAGCCCGGTTCGCCGTGGAGCGAGCCCTGGAACTTGGCCTGTCGAGGATTGTCGTCGCCAGTGCCTCGGGAAGGACGGCGCAGGTCTTTCACAAAGCGATCGAAGGCACCGATCTTGAACTGATCGTCGTCACCCACGTTGTCGGATTCTCCAGGCCGGGTGAATGGGAGTTCTCATCCGATGCGGCAGAAGACCTTCTCGCAGGCGGCGCGACCATCGTCACCGGCACCCACGCGCTGTCGGGTCTCGAGCGGGCGATCTCGCGCTCCCCGAAACTCGGGGGCAGTTCCCGAACCGAAGCGATCGCAGAGACGCTCCGGCGCACGGTCGCCGTCGGGCTGAAGGTCGCCGTCGAATGCGTGCTCATCGCGGCCGACCAGGGAAAGGTTCGGATCGACGAGGAAGTCGTCGCCGTCGGGGGCACCATGAGCGGAGCTGATACCGTCTGTGTCATCCGTCCTGCACATACCGCCTCGTTCTTCGACCTGCAGGTTCGTGAGATCGTCGCCATGCCGAGAGATCGCTGATCCGCCATGGTTCTCGAGTCACTCACCGAGGCTGCCGGGCTTCTGCGCCGGCAGCCGATCCTCTGGTCTATCGGCCTCGTGATGGGAGCGTTCGCTCTTCTCGACATTGTCCTTCCGGTTTACGGCGGCAGTTTCTATGCAGAACCCCTGGCACTCTTCCAGGTCGTCACCCTTCCGTTCCTCGCTGGAGGGGTGTACGGTGCGATCAAGACGGGAGACTACACCCCCGGATCGTTCCTCACCGCGGCAAAGACCTACTACTTCCGGATACTCCTTCCGGCGCTGGTCGTCCTCTTTGCAGCACTCTTCACCGCGCTGCTGCTGGCGGTTCCCATCGCCCTCATCGGTCTTTCCGCAGAGAGCGAACTCGCCGCCTTCATGATCCTCGGGGTCTTCGTGCCGTTCGTCTTCTTCACATTTTTCTACGATACGGCAGCAGTCTTTGAAGATCGGAAGGTGCTCGACTCTATCCGGAGGAGTGTTGAGTTCGTCATTGGTTCATCAGGCAGCGTGGTTCTCTTCTACATCATCAACATAGGGATCCTGCTTCTCCTCGGATTCCTCGGCCTCTTTGTCTGGACGCTCCTTCTCGCTCCGGAGCTCGAACCGCTGACGCAGCTCAACACCACCGAGATTCAGGCACTGATGCCGCAGGACATCCTCTCCATGATCGGGACGGGCGGCATCTGGATCTCGGCATTCGTCTACGCCCTGGTGATCACGCTTGCGACAAGCATCCTCTACACGTACAAAGCGTGCCTCTTCCACCGGCGTGCGGCAGGGGTCGTGACTGTAGAACAGGGCGAGTACGACGAGAAAGGACGCTGGTACAAATATTAACATCTATTTTTCGCTTTAGAATCAGAAAAGGAGATACAGACCCATCGCCGCAACACCGCCTGAGAACGTGGCGGTGAGATTCGTCCCCGAGTTCCCGAACGTCCCCCGGTTCTCGAGCGTGGCGCCGACGAGGCTGTCGACGTTCGTTCCGATAAAGCCGGCGATGACCGTGACGATTACGAGCGGGGTATCGGCGACTCCCATGGCATATGCAGCCGCCGCGACGACTGCGGCCGCCGCAACAGAGACAACCTCTCCTCGAACCGTCACCCCGCCGTTCGTCCCCCGGGGAACCGGTTTGAGCGTTGTGATCAGGTAAGGCACCCTGCCGGTCATGCCGATCTCGCTTGCAGCCGTATCGGCCGCTGCCGATGCGACGCTCCCGAGGAAGAGAGCGACGAATGCAGGTTCTCCCGTGATGCCGTAGAGGATCGCGGCGCCGGTTGCAACAAGGCCGTTTGCGAAGACATTGAAGTATCCCCGGACGCCTCCGTGAGATTCGGCAACGCCAATCGATGCCTTATAGTCGTATTTGTAGCGCGTTGCCGCCGCCCCGACGATGAAGAACGTGAGCATGATCAGGAACCAGCGGACGTCGGCGAAGACGATAAGGATGATGCCGATCAGAGCACCGGAGAAGAGGCCGCTGATGTCGGCGACACGGAGACGGTAGGAGACGTAGCCGAAACCGAACGCGATGATAACCGCAACCAGAAGAAGCGTAATATCGACCTGAAAACCGATCTCCGCAAAAAGCGACATCGTCATCGCGACGCCGAGCGCCTCGATCATCAATGCGTCGTCGCGCTCCCGGAGGGCGGATCGAAGGAGCGCCGCGACGACGACGCCCATCAGGACGATTAGCGGCGTGAGATGGTCGAGATAGAACATGATCGGCAGCGACACCGCCGACGCCGCCACGATATGGTACAGATACGACCGTTTACTCTCACCGCCTGCCCGGAACGCGAGCTCGCCGAAGACGACGATCGCAAGAGTAGTTGCAAACACGAAGAGAGAGAGCCACCCGAGCCCGTAGAGAACTGCAAGGGCAATGATCGAGATCGAGGCGTATTTCGTCTCGCGAATCAGGAAAAGAACGAACGAGAATGGGATGATAAGCATGGAGAGCAGCCAGTTAGGCTGGAGCAGTGGAGCGAGTGCAATAAATGCGAATGTGAGCACCGATGCCAGCACAAGCCCCAGCAGCTTTGTCATTCATGTACGTTTGGTGCTTGTACGAAAAAGCCTTTAGCCTCGGCGACTTCCGGACGCCGCGTCTTCACCGGAAAATGTACATTCGCTACGCTCGTTTCCGCACCGAATCTGAGAAGACGGCCGTTCCCGAAAGGGCGAGCTTCGATCACTATATTTCGTTGCAGGAGAGAGAAATAGGAGAGCTGAATATGTCGCCGTCAGATCAAATACCCAAACAGTACGAATATGGTGAGGTGGAGACCCGCTGGCAGAGCATCTGGCGGGACGAGGAGAATTATTTCAATCCGGACTCCTTAAAGCCGCGCTTCATCATCGATACGCCCCCGCCTTACCCTACCGGCAATTTCCACATAGGGAACGCACTCAACTGGTGTTATATCGACTTTATCGCCCGGTACAAGCGGATGCAGGGGTTCAACGTCATGTTCCCCCAGGGCTGGGACTGCCACGGCCTGCCGACGGAGGTGAAGGTGGAGGAGACCTTCGGCATCACCAAAAACGACGTTCCCCGGGAAGAGTTCCGCACCATGTGCCGCGACCTGACGCTCGGCA is a window from the Methanoculleus taiwanensis genome containing:
- a CDS encoding pyruvate kinase alpha/beta domain-containing protein, encoding MGFTTKNIHYFDSPGEQNTEDAARFAVERALELGLSRIVVASASGRTAQVFHKAIEGTDLELIVVTHVVGFSRPGEWEFSSDAAEDLLAGGATIVTGTHALSGLERAISRSPKLGGSSRTEAIAETLRRTVAVGLKVAVECVLIAADQGKVRIDEEVVAVGGTMSGADTVCVIRPAHTASFFDLQVREIVAMPRDR
- a CDS encoding DUF7847 domain-containing protein, which translates into the protein MVLESLTEAAGLLRRQPILWSIGLVMGAFALLDIVLPVYGGSFYAEPLALFQVVTLPFLAGGVYGAIKTGDYTPGSFLTAAKTYYFRILLPALVVLFAALFTALLLAVPIALIGLSAESELAAFMILGVFVPFVFFTFFYDTAAVFEDRKVLDSIRRSVEFVIGSSGSVVLFYIINIGILLLLGFLGLFVWTLLLAPELEPLTQLNTTEIQALMPQDILSMIGTGGIWISAFVYALVITLATSILYTYKACLFHRRAAGVVTVEQGEYDEKGRWYKY
- a CDS encoding TIGR00297 family protein yields the protein MTKLLGLVLASVLTFAFIALAPLLQPNWLLSMLIIPFSFVLFLIRETKYASISIIALAVLYGLGWLSLFVFATTLAIVVFGELAFRAGGESKRSYLYHIVAASAVSLPIMFYLDHLTPLIVLMGVVVAALLRSALRERDDALMIEALGVAMTMSLFAEIGFQVDITLLLVAVIIAFGFGYVSYRLRVADISGLFSGALIGIILIVFADVRWFLIMLTFFIVGAAATRYKYDYKASIGVAESHGGVRGYFNVFANGLVATGAAILYGITGEPAFVALFLGSVASAAADTAASEIGMTGRVPYLITTLKPVPRGTNGGVTVRGEVVSVAAAAVVAAAAYAMGVADTPLVIVTVIAGFIGTNVDSLVGATLENRGTFGNSGTNLTATFSGGVAAMGLYLLF